A single genomic interval of Arachis duranensis cultivar V14167 chromosome 7, aradu.V14167.gnm2.J7QH, whole genome shotgun sequence harbors:
- the LOC107458425 gene encoding uncharacterized protein LOC107458425, with the protein MAANMSYPYTRSLTYAEFPIKFVWKDDSSKWFSRKKSFTIERLTHVPAELTMSDDEIKQLCLMDIDKILHSYGKTLKDYPPMPLVIEVDSSLLTERIIREELNFNRDDLKKNASDMLAIATPEQRYAFDKIVTAVYCDEGVFSLYIVMGY; encoded by the exons ATGGCGGCGAACATGTCATATCCCTATACTCGAAGTCTGACTTATGCTGAGTTTCCAATCAAGTTTGTTTGGAAGGACGATTCTTCAAAGTGGTTTTCTCGAAAGAAAAGCTTCACAATTGAAAGGTTGACTCATGTACCTGCAG AGTTAACAATGTCAGATGATGAGATTAAGCAATTGTGCTTAATGGATATAGACAAGATCTTACATTCCTATGGTAAAACCTTGAAAGACTATCCTCCTATGCCTTTAGTAATTGAAGTTGATAGTTCTTTGTTAACCGAAAGGATTATTAGGGAAGAGCTAAACTTTAACAGGGATGATTTAAAGAAAAATGCCTCAGACATGTTAGCCATCGCAACACCTGAGCAGAGATATGCATTCGATAAAATTGTTACAGCTGTGTATTGTGATGAAGGGGTTTTTTCTTTGTATATTGTCATGGGGTACTGA